From a single Sinorhizobium sp. RAC02 genomic region:
- a CDS encoding methyltransferase domain-containing protein: METLFDHALIDMHRLRALKDGPADFLLDVVARELAERLSVIDRRFERAVELHGHTGAVARAIAETGKVDAIERIESDRRFATPGAEFTVSPLETVPLAPQSANLIVSPLALHLTNDTPGVFVQIRRALKPDGLFLAAIPGNGTLQELREVLLAAESEMTGGASPRVVPFPDVRDIGALLQRGGFALPVTDKETYTVRYDSIFPLMKDLRAMGMANPLAGRSRRPLARGVLLRAAELYAQRFSDPDGRIRATFSVIYVSGWAPHESQQKPLKPGSATMRLADALKQTGQE; the protein is encoded by the coding sequence ATGGAAACGCTCTTCGACCACGCCCTCATCGACATGCACCGGCTGCGCGCCCTCAAGGACGGGCCGGCGGATTTCCTGCTCGACGTGGTGGCGCGGGAACTGGCCGAGCGTCTCAGCGTCATCGACCGACGCTTCGAGCGGGCGGTGGAGCTGCATGGCCATACCGGCGCCGTTGCGCGGGCGATTGCCGAAACGGGCAAGGTGGATGCCATCGAGCGGATCGAGAGCGACCGGCGCTTTGCCACGCCCGGTGCCGAGTTTACCGTCTCGCCGCTGGAAACGGTGCCGCTGGCGCCGCAATCGGCAAACCTCATCGTGTCGCCGCTCGCTTTGCACCTCACCAATGACACGCCGGGGGTTTTTGTGCAGATACGCCGGGCGCTGAAGCCGGACGGGCTGTTTCTCGCGGCGATCCCGGGCAATGGCACCTTGCAGGAACTCCGCGAGGTTCTGCTTGCGGCGGAAAGCGAGATGACCGGTGGGGCGAGCCCGAGGGTCGTGCCTTTCCCGGACGTGCGCGACATCGGCGCATTGCTCCAGCGCGGCGGCTTCGCCCTGCCGGTGACGGACAAGGAGACCTATACGGTCCGCTACGATTCGATCTTTCCGCTGATGAAGGACCTGCGCGCCATGGGCATGGCCAATCCGCTTGCCGGTCGCAGCCGCAGGCCTTTGGCACGCGGCGTGCTGCTAAGGGCGGCGGAGCTTTATGCGCAACGCTTTTCCGATCCCGACGGGCGCATCCGCGCGACCTTTTCGGTCATCTATGTCTCTGGCTGGGCGCCGCATGAAAGCCAGCAGAAACCGCTGAAGCCCGGCTCGGCGACGATGCGCCTGGCCGATGCGCTCAAGCAGACCGGGCAGGAATAA
- a CDS encoding Flp family type IVb pilin, whose amino-acid sequence MVRRLLKSFLSSCNGATAVEYGLLAGLIAIGLLAGLQAFSGSLGNVFNTVTTSIESARN is encoded by the coding sequence ATGGTGCGCAGGCTGCTGAAATCATTCCTCTCAAGCTGCAATGGCGCGACAGCTGTCGAATACGGGCTCCTCGCGGGGCTCATCGCCATCGGTCTCCTGGCCGGTCTGCAGGCCTTCAGCGGCAGCCTCGGAAATGTCTTCAACACGGTCACGACCAGCATCGAATCTGCACGGAATTAA
- the mutT gene encoding 8-oxo-dGTP diphosphatase MutT has product MTEPTPKPRRILLVAACALVDADGRILLAQRPEGKSLAGLWEFPGGKVEAGETPEETLIRELDEELGIQTKVACLAPLTFASHTYDDFHLLMPLYVCRRFEGTAHGREGQAIKWVRPKALRDYPMPPADEPLIPFLMDLL; this is encoded by the coding sequence ATGACCGAACCGACGCCCAAGCCCCGCCGCATCCTGCTCGTCGCCGCCTGCGCGCTCGTCGATGCCGATGGCCGTATCCTTCTGGCACAACGCCCCGAGGGCAAATCGCTCGCGGGTCTCTGGGAGTTCCCGGGCGGCAAGGTCGAGGCCGGCGAAACGCCGGAAGAGACGCTGATCCGTGAACTGGACGAAGAACTCGGCATCCAGACGAAGGTCGCCTGCCTCGCGCCGCTGACCTTCGCCAGCCACACCTATGACGACTTCCACCTTTTGATGCCGCTCTATGTCTGTCGCCGGTTCGAGGGCACCGCCCACGGCCGTGAAGGACAGGCGATCAAGTGGGTGCGGCCGAAGGCGCTGCGCGATTATCCGATGCCGCCGGCCGACGAACCGCTGATCCCCTTCCTGATGGATCTTCTTTAA
- a CDS encoding GNAT family N-acetyltransferase, which translates to MNDLPKVRRLEAVGFRAWPAASVQYDGSWLCRLTAGHPSRRLNSVNPLDPFDYRDIDIRLQKAAKRFADYGRPLLVRQTPLTPPKLIDFMDEAGWVDDGHTVVMMADLATLPRDEGLDHLPSRDVGRFVDARIRVAGDDPALKPGLTEIINAIKPETGLFIFEEAEFGPTAVTIAVHDNDLVGILQLGAAEERRGQGLGTAILHASLRWAKLKGARHAWVQVEADNAAAIALYRRAGFQDVYEYSYRGPAAA; encoded by the coding sequence ATGAATGATCTCCCCAAAGTCCGCCGGCTCGAGGCCGTCGGTTTTCGTGCCTGGCCGGCAGCCTCGGTGCAGTATGACGGAAGCTGGCTCTGCCGGCTGACGGCCGGCCACCCCTCCCGCCGGCTGAATTCGGTAAATCCGCTCGATCCGTTCGACTACCGCGACATCGACATCCGCCTGCAAAAGGCGGCAAAGCGTTTCGCCGATTACGGTCGGCCACTGCTCGTGCGCCAGACGCCGCTGACGCCGCCAAAACTCATCGACTTCATGGACGAGGCCGGCTGGGTCGACGACGGCCATACCGTCGTCATGATGGCCGACCTTGCCACCCTTCCCCGTGATGAAGGCCTCGACCACCTGCCGAGCCGCGATGTCGGCCGCTTCGTCGATGCGCGCATCCGCGTTGCCGGCGACGACCCGGCGCTGAAGCCCGGCCTGACCGAGATCATCAACGCCATCAAGCCGGAAACCGGCCTCTTCATCTTCGAGGAAGCGGAGTTCGGCCCGACGGCCGTAACGATCGCCGTGCACGACAATGATCTGGTCGGCATCCTCCAGCTCGGCGCCGCAGAAGAGCGGCGCGGCCAGGGCCTCGGCACCGCGATCCTGCATGCGAGCCTGCGCTGGGCCAAGCTCAAGGGCGCCCGCCATGCCTGGGTGCAGGTCGAGGCGGACAATGCGGCGGCCATCGCGCTCTACCGCCGCGCCGGCTTCCAGGACGTCTACGAGTACAGCTACCGGGGACCTGCCGCGGCATGA
- the argJ gene encoding bifunctional glutamate N-acetyltransferase/amino-acid acetyltransferase ArgJ translates to MSGSISPLAPKTYADMPPVRGVRMATAAAGIKYKNRTDVLMMVFDRPAAVAGVFTRSKCPSAPVDFCRANLAGGVARAVVVNSGNANAFTGRKGRESAKLTAEAAAKAIGCAENEVFLASTGVIGEPLDATKFSGVLDGLAASGAEDFWFEAAKAIMTTDTYPKVATRTADLGGVTVRINGIAKGAGMIAPDMATMLSFVVTDADIPAPVLQSLLSAGVGPTFNAVTVDSDTSTSDTLMLFATGAVDGQQLVTADDASLDGFRAALNDLLRDLALQVVRDGEGARKMVEVTVEGAESDAAAKRIALSIANSPLVKTAVAGEDANWGRIVMAVGKSGEMADRDRLAIWFGDVRVAVDGERDPSYSEDATTAVMQKQDIPVRVEIGLGNGKATVWTCDLTKEYVEINGDYRS, encoded by the coding sequence ATGTCCGGCTCGATCTCCCCGCTTGCCCCGAAAACCTATGCCGATATGCCGCCGGTCCGCGGCGTGCGCATGGCGACCGCCGCCGCAGGGATCAAGTACAAGAACCGGACGGACGTGCTGATGATGGTCTTCGATCGCCCCGCGGCGGTCGCAGGCGTCTTCACCCGCTCGAAATGCCCTTCCGCCCCGGTCGATTTCTGCCGGGCCAACCTGGCCGGCGGCGTCGCCCGTGCGGTGGTCGTCAATTCCGGCAATGCCAATGCCTTTACCGGCCGCAAGGGCCGCGAATCGGCGAAGCTGACCGCCGAAGCGGCCGCCAAGGCGATCGGCTGTGCCGAGAACGAAGTCTTCCTCGCCTCGACGGGCGTCATCGGCGAACCGCTCGACGCCACAAAATTCTCCGGCGTGCTTGATGGCCTCGCCGCCTCCGGCGCGGAGGATTTCTGGTTCGAGGCCGCCAAGGCGATCATGACGACAGATACCTATCCGAAGGTCGCCACCCGCACCGCAGACCTCGGCGGCGTTACCGTCCGCATCAACGGTATCGCCAAGGGCGCCGGCATGATCGCGCCCGACATGGCGACCATGCTCTCCTTCGTCGTCACCGACGCCGACATCCCGGCACCGGTGCTGCAATCCCTGCTGTCGGCCGGCGTCGGCCCGACCTTCAATGCCGTCACCGTCGACAGCGACACCTCGACCTCCGACACGCTGATGCTGTTTGCGACCGGCGCCGTCGATGGCCAGCAGCTGGTAACGGCCGACGACGCATCGCTCGACGGTTTCCGCGCCGCCCTCAACGACCTTCTGCGCGACCTGGCGCTTCAGGTCGTGCGTGACGGCGAAGGCGCGCGCAAGATGGTCGAAGTCACCGTCGAAGGCGCTGAGAGCGACGCCGCCGCCAAGCGCATCGCGCTGTCGATCGCCAATTCGCCGCTCGTCAAGACCGCGGTTGCCGGCGAGGACGCCAATTGGGGCCGCATCGTCATGGCCGTCGGCAAATCCGGCGAGATGGCTGACCGCGACCGCCTCGCCATCTGGTTCGGCGACGTGCGCGTTGCCGTCGATGGCGAACGTGATCCTTCCTATTCCGAAGATGCGACGACGGCCGTCATGCAGAAGCAGGACATCCCCGTCCGCGTCGAGATCGGCCTCGGCAATGGAAAGGCGACGGTCTGGACCTGCGACCTGACCAAGGAATATGTCGAGATCAACGGCGACTACCGTAGCTGA
- a CDS encoding peptidylprolyl isomerase produces MLKYSKLAAVALIAIVAASTSVRAQDAAADPVVAKVGALEIHESELKLAIAGLDPQLANLPDEQKRVAALSSIIDVKLLAADADKEGLKDDAEFKQRLAFLTDRELHNAYFKKHVVDAVTPEDVKARYEKEVSAITPEDEIRARHILVKTEEEAKAVIAELDAGKDFVEIAKAKSTDPNKSEGGDLGYFAKGRMVPEFETAAFALEKGAYSKVPVKSQFGFHVIKIEDKRKQQPPALDQVEPQVRQLVMRDKYLELLEKAKAAASIDIQDPALKTAYDAVNKAEAAGEGEPAPAIEGQQ; encoded by the coding sequence ATGTTGAAGTACAGCAAGCTCGCGGCAGTCGCCCTGATCGCGATCGTCGCCGCAAGCACGAGCGTCCGTGCACAGGACGCCGCCGCCGATCCGGTCGTTGCCAAGGTCGGCGCGCTCGAGATCCACGAATCGGAACTGAAGCTCGCAATCGCCGGCCTCGACCCGCAGCTCGCCAACCTGCCGGACGAGCAGAAGCGCGTCGCCGCCCTTTCCTCGATCATCGACGTCAAGTTGCTTGCCGCCGATGCCGACAAGGAAGGCCTGAAGGACGACGCCGAATTCAAGCAGCGCCTCGCTTTCCTCACCGATCGCGAACTGCACAACGCCTATTTCAAGAAGCACGTCGTTGATGCCGTCACGCCGGAAGACGTGAAGGCGCGCTACGAAAAGGAAGTCTCCGCCATCACGCCGGAAGACGAAATCCGCGCCCGCCACATTCTCGTCAAGACCGAGGAAGAAGCCAAGGCCGTGATCGCCGAGCTCGATGCCGGCAAGGATTTCGTCGAGATCGCCAAGGCGAAGTCGACCGATCCGAACAAGTCGGAAGGTGGCGACCTCGGTTACTTCGCCAAGGGCCGCATGGTTCCGGAATTCGAAACCGCCGCCTTTGCCCTCGAAAAGGGCGCCTATTCCAAGGTGCCGGTCAAGTCGCAGTTCGGCTTCCACGTCATCAAGATCGAGGACAAGCGCAAGCAGCAGCCCCCGGCACTCGACCAGGTCGAGCCCCAGGTTCGTCAGCTCGTCATGCGCGACAAGTATCTTGAGCTTCTGGAAAAGGCCAAGGCTGCAGCATCGATCGACATCCAGGATCCGGCGCTGAAGACCGCTTACGACGCGGTTAACAAGGCGGAAGCTGCAGGCGAAGGCGAACCCGCACCGGCCATCGAAGGCCAGCAGTAA
- the secA gene encoding preprotein translocase subunit SecA, whose protein sequence is MVSLGGIARKLFGSSNDRRIRSYSPRVDAINALEPQMKALSDDALRAKTVEFREQLAAGKTLDDILVPAFAVAREAALRVLGLRPFDVQLIGGMILHEKSIAEMKTGEGKTLVATLPVYLNALAGKGVHVVTVNDYLATRDSALMGKIYGFLGMTTGVIMHGLDDDQRRAAYGCDITYATNNELGFDYLRDNMKYERGQMVQRGHFFAIVDEVDSILVDEARTPLIISGPLDDRSDLYTTIDAYIPLLDEGDYEIDEKQRSANFSEVGTEKLENLLRQAGLLKGESLYDVENVAIVHHINNALKAHKLFTRDKDYIVRNDEIVIIDEFTGRMMPGRRYSEGQHQALEAKEKVTIQPENQTLASITFQNYFRMYSKLGGMTGTASTEAEEFGNIYGLDVVEVPTNLPIKRLDEDDEVYRTVEEKYKAIIQEIKDAREKGQPVLVGTTSIEKSEYLAERLKMAGFKDFQVLNARYHEQEAYIVSQAGVPGAVTIATNMAGRGTDIQLGGNLEMRLERELAEMEPGPERDAKRESVIAEVKKLKEQALAGGGLYVLATERHESRRIDNQLRGRSGRQGDPGRSKFFLSLQDDLMRIFGSERMDSMLQKLGLKEGEAIVHPWINKALERAQKKVEARNFDIRKNLLKYDDVLNDQRKVIFEQRIELMDSENLSEIVTDMRNEVVENLVRLNIPENAYAEQWNVAGLKAGVVEQLNLDLPIEAWAAEEGIDEKDILERLHKAADDAAADRAERFGAEIMTYVERSVLLQTLDLLWREHIVNLDHLRSVIGFRGYAQRDPLQEYKAEAFELFQALLANLRQTVTAQLMRVELVRQAADGPAPSLPAMEGHHIDGTTGEDDFGEGNGGGFMAVGVEPENRDPNDPSSWGRVSRNEPCPCGSGKKYKHCHGAFEQA, encoded by the coding sequence ATGGTCAGCCTCGGCGGCATAGCCCGCAAGTTGTTCGGTTCCTCGAACGATCGTCGCATCCGCTCCTATAGTCCGCGTGTCGACGCCATCAATGCGCTGGAACCGCAGATGAAAGCGCTCTCCGACGACGCATTGCGTGCGAAGACCGTGGAATTCCGCGAGCAGCTCGCCGCGGGCAAGACGCTCGACGACATTCTGGTGCCGGCCTTCGCGGTCGCCCGCGAGGCGGCCTTGCGTGTTCTGGGGTTGCGTCCCTTCGACGTCCAGCTGATCGGCGGCATGATCCTGCACGAGAAGTCGATCGCCGAAATGAAGACCGGTGAAGGCAAGACGCTCGTCGCGACGCTTCCCGTCTACTTGAACGCGCTCGCCGGCAAGGGCGTGCATGTCGTGACCGTCAACGACTATCTCGCCACCCGCGACAGCGCGCTGATGGGCAAGATCTACGGCTTCCTCGGCATGACGACCGGCGTCATCATGCACGGGCTTGACGACGACCAGCGCCGCGCGGCCTATGGCTGCGACATCACCTACGCAACGAACAACGAACTCGGCTTCGACTATCTGCGCGACAACATGAAGTACGAGCGCGGCCAGATGGTCCAGCGCGGGCACTTCTTTGCCATCGTCGACGAAGTGGATTCGATCCTCGTCGACGAAGCGCGCACGCCGCTGATCATTTCCGGCCCGCTCGACGACCGCTCCGATCTCTACACCACCATCGATGCCTACATTCCGCTGCTCGATGAAGGGGATTATGAGATCGACGAGAAGCAGCGCTCCGCCAACTTCTCGGAAGTCGGCACGGAGAAGCTCGAAAACCTGCTGCGTCAGGCGGGGCTTCTGAAGGGCGAATCGCTCTATGACGTCGAGAACGTCGCGATCGTGCACCACATCAACAACGCGCTGAAGGCCCACAAGCTCTTCACCCGCGACAAGGACTACATCGTCCGCAACGACGAGATCGTCATCATCGACGAGTTCACCGGCCGCATGATGCCGGGCCGCCGCTATTCGGAAGGCCAGCACCAGGCGCTGGAAGCCAAGGAAAAGGTCACGATCCAGCCGGAAAACCAGACGCTGGCCTCGATCACCTTCCAGAACTATTTCCGCATGTATTCCAAGCTCGGCGGCATGACGGGTACGGCTTCGACGGAAGCCGAGGAATTCGGCAACATCTACGGCCTCGACGTCGTGGAGGTACCGACCAACCTGCCGATCAAGCGCCTCGACGAGGACGATGAGGTCTACCGGACCGTCGAAGAAAAATACAAGGCGATCATCCAGGAGATCAAGGACGCCCGCGAGAAGGGCCAGCCGGTTCTCGTCGGCACGACCTCGATCGAAAAGTCCGAATACCTTGCCGAGCGCCTCAAGATGGCCGGCTTCAAGGACTTCCAGGTGCTGAACGCCCGCTACCACGAGCAGGAAGCCTATATCGTTTCGCAGGCCGGCGTACCGGGTGCGGTGACGATCGCCACCAACATGGCTGGTCGCGGTACCGACATCCAGCTCGGCGGCAACCTCGAAATGCGTCTCGAGCGCGAGCTTGCCGAGATGGAGCCGGGTCCCGAGCGTGACGCCAAGCGCGAATCGGTGATTGCCGAGGTCAAGAAGCTGAAGGAGCAGGCGCTTGCCGGCGGCGGACTCTATGTTCTTGCCACCGAACGTCACGAAAGCCGCCGCATCGACAACCAGCTGCGCGGTCGTTCCGGCCGTCAGGGCGACCCGGGCCGCTCGAAGTTCTTCCTGTCGCTGCAGGACGACCTGATGCGCATCTTCGGTTCCGAGCGCATGGATTCCATGCTGCAGAAGCTCGGCCTCAAGGAAGGCGAGGCGATCGTCCATCCCTGGATCAACAAGGCACTGGAACGCGCGCAGAAGAAGGTCGAAGCCCGCAACTTCGACATCCGTAAGAACCTCCTGAAGTATGACGACGTGCTGAACGACCAGCGCAAGGTGATCTTCGAACAGCGCATCGAGCTGATGGACAGCGAGAACCTGTCGGAAATCGTCACCGACATGCGCAACGAAGTGGTCGAGAATCTCGTCCGCCTGAACATTCCGGAAAACGCCTATGCCGAGCAGTGGAACGTTGCGGGCCTGAAGGCCGGCGTCGTCGAACAGCTCAATCTCGACCTGCCGATCGAGGCCTGGGCGGCCGAGGAAGGCATCGACGAGAAGGACATTCTCGAGCGCCTGCACAAGGCAGCCGACGATGCCGCCGCCGACCGTGCCGAACGCTTCGGCGCGGAAATCATGACCTATGTCGAGCGCTCCGTGCTGCTCCAGACACTGGACCTTCTGTGGCGCGAGCACATCGTCAACCTCGACCATCTGCGCTCCGTCATCGGCTTCCGCGGCTATGCCCAGCGTGATCCGTTGCAGGAATACAAGGCGGAAGCCTTCGAACTCTTCCAGGCGCTGCTGGCGAACCTTCGCCAGACGGTCACGGCACAGCTGATGCGCGTCGAGCTCGTGCGCCAGGCCGCCGATGGACCGGCACCGTCCCTGCCGGCCATGGAAGGCCACCATATCGACGGCACGACCGGCGAGGACGATTTCGGCGAAGGCAATGGCGGCGGCTTCATGGCGGTTGGCGTCGAGCCGGAGAACCGCGACCCGAACGATCCGTCGAGCTGGGGCCGCGTCTCGCGCAACGAGCCCTGCCCCTGCGGTTCCGGCAAGAAATACAAACATTGCCACGGCGCGTTCGAACAGGCCTGA
- a CDS encoding lipopolysaccharide biosynthesis protein — protein MAVIQSAERLLPSGLRGKAEPLTRALATILSSDDPRNLAQRMALIAFAIRVASAAIAFLTQIVLARVMGEFEYGIFVFVWALIVIVGDMSCLGFHTTVVRFLPDYVGRSALAEIRGLTSTARIFAILSSTTLAVLGFLCLWFFRDSFASYYVLPLFIGLFCMPMIALGDVLESTARAHSWAVVALSPTYIVRPLLILVFMVLAVTLGAPHTALTAMTAALAATYLTTVVQFFNIVYRLGKRYVAGPRKIEFSLWIKAALPIFLIEGFGFLLTNSDVIVVGLFLDPESVAIYFAAAKTMALVHFVFFSVKAAAAPRFSAMFSAGDRVALARFAGETVRWSFWPSLVVGGVVLLSGHLLLSLFGPAFTAGWSLMFILFAGILAKALVGPGEVLLTMCGEQRLCVGVYAVALTANILFNVTLIPLFGLTGAAIATAGAMVVEALLLHIVVRTKLSIILFAFANPVKASLVNGMDHHDR, from the coding sequence ATGGCGGTCATTCAATCGGCTGAGAGGTTGCTGCCATCCGGCCTGCGCGGCAAGGCGGAGCCGCTCACGCGTGCGCTCGCGACGATCCTGTCCAGCGATGATCCCCGCAACCTCGCCCAGCGCATGGCGCTCATTGCCTTTGCCATCCGGGTTGCCAGCGCTGCCATCGCCTTCCTGACGCAGATCGTGCTGGCCCGGGTGATGGGCGAGTTCGAATACGGCATCTTCGTTTTCGTCTGGGCGCTCATCGTCATCGTCGGCGACATGTCCTGTCTCGGCTTCCACACGACGGTCGTGCGCTTCCTGCCCGACTATGTCGGCCGCAGCGCGCTTGCGGAAATCCGCGGGCTTACCTCCACCGCCCGCATCTTCGCCATTCTGTCCTCGACCACGCTTGCGGTGCTCGGGTTCCTCTGCCTCTGGTTTTTCCGCGATTCCTTTGCCAGCTACTACGTCCTGCCGCTGTTCATCGGCCTGTTTTGCATGCCGATGATCGCGCTCGGCGACGTGCTGGAAAGCACCGCGCGCGCCCATAGCTGGGCGGTGGTGGCGCTGAGCCCCACCTATATCGTCCGCCCGCTGCTGATCCTCGTCTTCATGGTGCTCGCGGTGACGCTCGGCGCGCCGCATACGGCCCTGACGGCGATGACCGCGGCGCTGGCCGCGACCTACCTCACCACGGTCGTGCAGTTCTTCAACATCGTCTACCGGCTCGGCAAACGCTATGTCGCAGGCCCGCGCAAGATCGAGTTCTCGCTCTGGATCAAGGCGGCGCTGCCGATCTTCTTGATCGAAGGGTTCGGCTTCCTGCTTACCAATTCCGACGTCATCGTCGTCGGTCTCTTCCTCGATCCGGAAAGTGTGGCCATCTATTTCGCCGCGGCAAAAACCATGGCGCTCGTGCACTTCGTGTTCTTCTCCGTAAAGGCCGCCGCAGCCCCGCGTTTTTCGGCCATGTTCTCCGCGGGTGACCGCGTAGCCCTTGCGCGCTTTGCCGGTGAAACTGTGCGCTGGAGTTTCTGGCCGTCGCTCGTCGTTGGCGGCGTGGTGCTGCTGTCTGGCCATCTGCTGCTGTCGCTCTTCGGGCCGGCTTTCACGGCCGGCTGGAGCCTGATGTTCATTCTCTTTGCCGGCATTCTCGCCAAGGCGCTTGTGGGGCCGGGCGAAGTGCTGCTCACCATGTGCGGTGAACAGCGGCTCTGTGTCGGCGTCTATGCCGTGGCGCTTACGGCAAACATCCTCTTCAACGTCACGCTCATTCCGCTCTTCGGCCTGACGGGCGCCGCCATCGCGACGGCGGGCGCCATGGTCGTCGAGGCGCTGCTTTTGCACATCGTGGTGCGCACCAAACTTTCCATCATTCTCTTCGCCTTCGCCAATCCGGTGAAGGCGAGCCTCGTCAACGGGATGGACCATCATGACCGATAG
- a CDS encoding GNAT family N-acetyltransferase, translating to MTDSHGIDHAIAAGRAQAAIPPAPPLAQPPADQRFIVGRPGRSLALYPATAGYELQQELDFLSNRVMEPNVFFTGRFLAPAMPRLEDRTVRLSVIRDEGDGRSRMRFLMPFSVEKPGFSIGSSILRAWSNPFGPLGTPLVDAEDAAETLDNFLEALGGPGTGLPPILVLPDLRLNGAFAQLLRAVAIGRNLPVTITDTYRRPMLDSLLDGQTYLQNAISPEHFRELRRQWRRLDAMGELSYNVARQPADIRLRMEEFLLLEAAGWKGRGRTAMINDRYRAAFAREAISNLAETDGVRIHTLDLDGRAIASMIVFMTGGEAYTWKTAYDEAFAKYSPGKLLVAELTEWHLDDANIARSDSCAVPDHPVMSRFWEEREDMGTLVVGLQQNRDRDVRQTAAQLHLYRNTRNVARLLRDKIRSLARR from the coding sequence ATGACCGATAGCCACGGCATCGACCACGCCATCGCGGCAGGGCGCGCCCAGGCCGCTATCCCGCCAGCCCCGCCACTGGCACAACCGCCGGCCGACCAGCGTTTCATCGTCGGGCGGCCGGGCCGCTCGCTGGCGCTCTATCCGGCAACGGCGGGCTATGAGCTGCAGCAGGAACTCGATTTCCTGTCGAACCGCGTCATGGAGCCGAACGTCTTCTTTACGGGACGGTTCCTGGCGCCGGCCATGCCGCGCCTGGAGGATCGCACCGTGCGGCTCTCGGTCATCCGCGACGAGGGCGACGGGCGCAGCCGCATGCGTTTCCTGATGCCGTTCTCCGTGGAAAAGCCGGGTTTCTCCATCGGCTCCAGCATCCTGCGTGCCTGGTCGAACCCGTTTGGGCCGCTCGGCACGCCGCTCGTCGATGCCGAGGATGCGGCTGAAACGCTGGACAATTTCCTCGAAGCGCTCGGTGGGCCGGGCACTGGCCTGCCGCCGATCCTCGTCCTGCCGGACCTGCGCCTCAACGGTGCCTTCGCCCAGTTGCTGCGCGCGGTCGCGATCGGCCGCAACCTGCCGGTCACCATCACCGATACCTATCGTCGGCCGATGCTGGACAGCCTGCTCGATGGCCAGACCTATCTGCAGAATGCCATCTCGCCCGAGCATTTCCGCGAGCTGCGCCGGCAATGGCGCCGGCTCGATGCAATGGGCGAGCTCAGCTACAATGTCGCCCGCCAGCCCGCCGACATCCGCCTGCGCATGGAAGAATTCCTGCTGCTCGAGGCGGCCGGCTGGAAGGGACGCGGCCGCACGGCGATGATCAACGACCGGTATCGCGCCGCCTTTGCCCGCGAGGCGATCAGCAATCTTGCGGAAACCGACGGCGTGCGCATCCACACGCTCGATCTCGACGGGCGCGCCATCGCCTCGATGATCGTCTTCATGACGGGCGGCGAGGCCTATACGTGGAAGACGGCCTATGACGAGGCGTTTGCGAAATATTCGCCCGGCAAGCTGCTCGTCGCGGAACTGACCGAATGGCACCTCGACGACGCGAACATCGCGCGGTCGGATTCCTGTGCGGTGCCGGACCATCCGGTCATGAGCCGCTTCTGGGAAGAGCGCGAGGACATGGGTACGCTCGTCGTCGGGCTGCAACAGAACCGTGACCGCGACGTCCGCCAGACGGCGGCACAGCTTCACCTTTACCGCAACACGCGCAATGTCGCGCGGCTGCTGCGCGACAAGATCCGGTCGCTGGCGCGGCGTTAG